One region of Triticum aestivum cultivar Chinese Spring chromosome 6B, IWGSC CS RefSeq v2.1, whole genome shotgun sequence genomic DNA includes:
- the LOC123133555 gene encoding uncharacterized protein: MAREGDVPDNETEGYANPISRRNSKRAAKRQPHGDDKDGDEEGDDGVERFLLVKLQRRKVRTEAVSKGIDATSSAAVAELLLQGEIWLGGKGEVKEEGSEQEEKGSPPFHPCWCCLVFSDISGDGDPDLGTPCSSGKKVGAWGKEVGGQEGVRASEGDGRACDGPRTASSVWFVELACICCYRWRAFLFWDRWGPNLFFSGGRSGPLGSGRPLPRCVLEEYGKVFFQPRLKGYGETKLVSLPVGFAGRC; the protein is encoded by the exons ATGGCTAGAGAAGGAGATGTGCCTGACAATGAAACAGAG GGTTATGCAAATCCCATCTCACGACGGAACTCAAAAAGGGCTGCTAAGCGGCAGCCGCATGGCGATGATAAGGACGGGGATGAAGAGGGTGACGAT GGTGTCGAAAGATTCCTCTTAGTAAAACTGCAGAGAAGAAAGGTGCGCACGGAGGCAGTATCCAAAGGGATAGATGCCACATCTTCTGCAGCAGTCGCTGAG CTACTTTTGCAAGGAGAAATTTGGTTAGGGGGGAAAGGGGAAGTCAAGGAGGAAGGATCTGAACAGGAGGAGAAAGGATCACCTCCTTTTCACCCTTGTTGGTGCTGCCTGGTATTTTCTGATAT CTCTGGCGATGGAGATCCAGACCTGGGAACCCCTTGTTCATCAGGGAAGAAGGTGGGGGCTTGGGGAAAAGAAGTTGGTGGCCAGGAGGGTGTGAGAGCTTCTGAAGGGGATGGGAGGGCATGTGATGGCCCGAGGACTGCGTCCAGTGTGtggtttgttgagttggcatgcaTCTGCTGCTACCGGTGGAGGGCTTTCCTTTTCTGGGATCGATGGGGACCGAATCTTTTCTTTTCTGGGGGCCGCTCGGGACCGCTAGGGAGCGGCCGGCCGCTCCCTAGATGCGTCCTAGAGGAATACGGGAAAGTGTTTTTTCAGCCAAGATTGAAGGGTTACGGGGAAACTAAACTGGTTTCCTTGCCTGTTGGCTTTGCTGGGCGATGCTAG